In Anthonomus grandis grandis chromosome 5, icAntGran1.3, whole genome shotgun sequence, the following are encoded in one genomic region:
- the LOC126736898 gene encoding major facilitator superfamily domain-containing protein 9-like: MIWLYTLFALEILNIAVFLPVFGAFARSLGVTPSTLSFIDSSCALISLLWNPVIGSLSDQIGRKGLLIKCLAASVIGSIIMAVSPSLPVAFVGRLIGAFGGSVGILLRSIVGDIYESPDDKKTFFSRCAPFISVGFLVGALSGGFLSEAQHGYRLSFLLMASVMGTAAILAQCFIPDDTKSISKKSSKNKKNQSLLKTGLNELKNASADLKSLSWSKYKNIFIIKASYDFATSLIMTNVGLILLNEYEIQGRYLGYTFLLISVISIIANILHLRLKSMFDNISDYDILMKGGFAIIITFIGMSIPSSVFVFLFFLAGMFMVKVFVDTTLVQMITTNTEENDRGKVIGAFENLVPLSRFFAPLVCGLLTGICGHRLLILSASMPLIYSIIIAKSKIE; encoded by the exons ATGATTTGGCTGTATACTTTGTTTGCATTG gaaattttgAATATAGCAGTCTTTCTTCCAGTCTTTGGTGCATTTGCCCGATCCTTGGGTGTAACACCATCTACTCTTAGCTTTATAGATTCAAGTTGTGCTTTGATTTCTCTACTTTGGAACCCGGTTatt gGAAGTTTAAGTGACCAGATTGGTAGGAAAGGACTTTTGATAAAATGTTTAGCAGCAAGTGTGATCGGCAGTATTATTATGGCCGTCTCCCCTTCTCTTCCAGTAGCTTTTGTAGGACGATTAATTGGAG catttgGTGGGTCAGTAGGGATCCTTTTGAGATCTATCGTAGGAGATATTTACGAATCACCAGATGATAAAAAGACGTTCTTCAGCCGTTGCGCGCCATTTATTTCAGTGGGATTTTTAGTTGGTGCACTGTCAGGTGGATTTTTAAGTGAAGCACAACATGGCTATAGACTATCATTTTTACTTATGGCGAGTGTGATGGGGACTGCTGCCA TCTTGGCCCAATGCTTTATACCAGATGACACAAAATCTATATCCAAGAAGtcatcaaaaaataagaaaaatcaatCCCTTTTAAAAACTGGCttaaatgaactaaaaaatGCCTCTGCCGATCTAAAAAGCTTATCCTggtctaaatacaaaaacatattcATTATTAAAGCATCTTATGACTTTGCCACTTCTTTAATTATGACCAATgttggtttaattttattaaacgaaTATGAAATTCAAGGACGTTATTTGGGTTacacatttttactaattagTGTCATTTCTATAATAGCAAATATACTACATCTAAGGCTTAAGAGCATGTTTGATAATATCTCGGATTATGACATTTTAATGAAAGGTGGTTTtgcaataataataacttttattggAATGAGCATTCCTAGTTccgtttttgtatttttgtttttcctaGCAGGCATGTTCATGGTGAAAGTCTTTGTGGATACGACATTAGTTCAAATGATAACCACTAACACTGAAGAAAATGATCGCGGAAAGGTTATCGGAGCCTTTGAAAATCTGGTGCCCTTATCACGATTTTTTGCACCACTGGTGTGTGGGCTGTTAACTGGAATTTGCGGCCATAGGTTATTAATATTGTCAGCTTCAATGCCATTGATATATTCTATAATTATCGCTAAAAgcaaaatagaataa